A stretch of Palaemon carinicauda isolate YSFRI2023 chromosome 34, ASM3689809v2, whole genome shotgun sequence DNA encodes these proteins:
- the LOC137627028 gene encoding uncharacterized protein has translation MWLTRGNYHTIRGITIPIGEFTTPIGEFTTPLGEFTTPIEEFTTPLGEFTTPLGEFTTPIGEFTTPIGEFTTPIEIYHTSGGIYHTPIREFTTPGNYHTIRGITIPIGEFTTPIGEFTTPLGEFTTPIEEFTTPLGEFTTPLGEFTTPIGEFTTPIGEFTTPIEIYHTSGGIYHTPIREFTTPGNYHTIRGITIPIGEFTTPIGEFTTPLGEFTTPIEEFTTPLGEFTTPIEEFTTPLGEFTTPLGEFTTPIEEFTTPLGEFTTPLGEFTTPIGEFTTPIGEFTTPIEIYHTSGGIYHTPIREFTTPVGEFTTPIREFTTHP, from the exons GGGAATTACCATACCATTAGGGGAATTACCATACCCATAGGGGAATTTACCACACCCATAGGGGAATTTACCACACCCCTAGGAGAATTTACCACACCCATAGAGGAATTTACCACACCCCTAGGGGAATTTACCACACCCCTAGGAGAATTTACCACACCCATAGGGGAATTTACCACACCTATAGGGGAATTTACCACACCCATAGAAATTTACCACACCTCTGGGGGAATTTACCACACACCCATAAGGGAATTTACCACACCC GGGAATTACCATACCATTAGGGGAATTACCATACCCATAGGGGAATTTACCACACCCATAGGGGAATTTACCACACCCCTAGGAGAATTTACCACACCCATAGAGGAATTTACCACACCCCTAGGGGAATTTACCACACCCCTAGGAGAATTTACCACACCCATAGGGGAATTTACCACACCTATAGGGGAATTTACCACACCCATAGAAATTTACCACACCTCTGGGGGAATTTACCACACACCCATAAGGGAATTTACCACACCC GGGAATTACCATACCATTAGGGGAATTACCATACCCATAGGGGAATTTACCACACCCATAGGGGAATTTACCACACCCCTAGGAGAATTTACCACACCCATAGAGGAATTTACCACACCCCTAGGGGAATTTACCACACCCATAGAGGAATTTACCACACCCCTAGGGGAATTTACCACACCCCTAGGAGAATTTACCACACCCATAGAGGAATTTACCACACCCCTAGGGGAATTTACCACACCCCTAGGAGAATTTACCACACCCATAGGGGAATTTACCACACCTATAGGGGAATTTACCACACCCATAGAAATTTACCACACCTCTGGGGGAATTTACCACACACCCATAAGGGAATTTACCACACCCGTAGGGGAATTTACCACACCCATAAGGGAATTTACCACACACCCATAA